DNA sequence from the Cronobacter turicensis z3032 genome:
CCGGGGCGGCGGCGGGGCTTGCCACGCCGTCGGTCGGCGGTGTCTGGGCGCTATTCGCAGGCTGTGCGGCGCTATCCGCCTGCGCAGGCGACTGAACGGCGACCGGGCTGGTGCCCGCGTTTTTCGCGGCTTCAAAGCCTTGCTGGATGGCGCGGCCAAATACCGCCGCCTGGCCGTTCAGCGGCAGCAGCAGCGCGATTTTATCGGCAGAGGCGGGCTTGTAGTTTTGCAGGTTAGCGAGCTGCGTCGGCAGCATTTTCGCCCCCGGATTTTGCGGGTAACGCGTCTGCCAGTCCTTCACGCCCGCCTGGAGCATTTTCGGATCGTTGCGGTTATCGAACCAGACGCGCTGCAGATCGAGCCAGCCCTGAAGCGTGTTTTCATCGGCGTTGATGACTAGCGCCTTCGCCTGATCCGCAGACATCTGCGACAGCGCCTGCCAGGTGGCGTCAATGTTTTTCTGTTTCGACGGACCCTGCAACAGCGGCTCCTGCGCAATCAGCGCACGTAGCAGTTCCAGCGACGGACGGCCCTGGCTGGCGTCGATTTTCGCCTGCCAGTAGCGGGCTTTCTGCTCGTCGTTCAGATCCGCCGGGCTGATTTTATCCAGCATCGCGATGGCACCCTGATAATCCTGCTGCGCCACTTTGATTTGCGCTTCCAGCAGCGACGCTTCGCGACGCTGGGCGTCCGTCAGGTTCTGCGGCAGCTCGCCGTAGAGCGTGATGGCGCGCTCGCGTTTGCCTTCGCCGAGCAGTGCACGTATGGCGAGTAATTGCCAGTTGGTCTTGCTATCATCACGGCTTTGTTCCATCTGGTGCAGATAAAAGCTGGAATCCGCTTTGGCTTCGCCCTGCATATGCGCAGTGCTTTGATCAGGCGTCTGCGTGCCGCAGCCTGCGAAAAACAGGGCTGCCAGCAGGACAGGCAGACAACGCGCGGCTTTAGAGCCGGAAAATTTAGAAGGTACCATACTGTATCCAGTGGGTTTTTCTGGTGAATGTTCAATTTTAAATCGGCAATACGGACGAAACAATGAAACAAAACGATTCGGCGCAGAATTCTCAGGGCCAGCTCTATATCGTCCCGACGCCTATCGGCAATCTCGGCGACATCACGCAACGCGCCCTGACAGTATTGCAGTCCGTCGATCTTATCGCCGCTGAGGATACCCGTCATACTGGTCTGTTGCTGCAACATTTTGCTATCAGCGCCCGGCTTTTTGCGCTGCACGACCATAACGAACAGCAAAAAGCGGAAACCCTGATAGCCAAACTGCGCGAGGGGCAAAATATCGCGCTGGTGTCCGACGCCGGTACGCCGCTGATTAACGACCCGGGTTACCATCTGGTGCGCGCCTGCCGCGAAGCCGGGCTGCGCGTGGTGCCGCTGCCGGGGCCGTGCGCCGCTATCGCTGCGCTTTCCGCCGCGGGCTTGCCCTCTGACCGCTTCTGCTATGAAGGCTTTTTACCGGCGAAATCCAAAGGCCGTCGCGACACGCTGAAGGCGCTGGAGCAGGAGCCGCGCACGCTGATTTTTTATGAGTCCACCCATCGTCTGCTGGAAAGCCTGGAAGATATGGTCGCCGTCTGGGGCGAGTCCCGTTACGTGGTGCTGGCGCGCGAACTGACCAAAACCTGGGAAACCATTAACGGCGCGCCGGTGGGCGAGCTGCTCGCCTGGGTGAAAGAGGATGAAAACCGCCGCAAGGGCGAGATGGTGCTCATCGTCGAGGGGCATAAAGCGCAGGAAGACGCGCTGCCGCCTGACGCGCTGCGTACGCTCGCGCTGCTGCAGGCCGAGCTACCGCTCAAAAAAGCTGCGGCGCTGGCGGCGGAAATCCACGGCGTGAAGAAGAACGCGCTCTACAAGTACGCGCTGGAGCAGCAGGCATAAACCTGCTTTGCGCCCGTTCGCCGTCGCGACTGTCAGCGCGACGGCCATAAACGCCCTGAATCACACGATTTTCAGTTCAACGCCCGTTTTCTTAAGCGACGTTTTGTCTTTGTCGCTGATGCCTTCGTCAGTGATGACACAGTCTATCTCGGCCATCGGCAACACCTGGTTAAATCCGCGACGGTTAAATTTGGTCGCGTCCAGGACGGCGATAACCTTATGGGCCGCCGCCGCCATCGCGCCGCTGACAGAATAGCCTTCGTTAAAGGTGGTGATGCCGTTAGTGGCGTCAATGCCATCAGCGCCGACAAACATCAGGTCGGCGCTGATGCCCTGCAGTGAGTGCTCCGCAATCGTGCCATGCATGGAGAGCGTTTTATGCCGCACCGTGCCGCCGCAAACCACCAGCGTAATATCTTTATTATTCGCGAGCGCGCAGGCAGCGGGCAGGCTGTTAGTGATGACCGTAATATTCGCCATCCTGGCCAGCTCGTGCGCAATGAGCAGGGTCGTGCTGCCGCTATCGAGAATGAGCGTCATCCCTTCGTTGATCATCGCAGCGGCGGCCTGCGCGATGCGTTTTTTAGGATCGCTCGCCAGCTGGTAGCGTTCTTCCAGCTTCACCTCCTGATTATCGCTTTCCGCAAGGTTGCTGCCGGGCTTCCCGGCGCCGCCGTGAAAGCGCGTCACCAGACCTTTTTCTTCCAGAAAGCGCAGGTCGGCGCGGATGGTGACCTCAGAAATGTCAAAAGCGTTCGAAAGATCCAGTACCATCACGCTACCTTGCGTATTAACCAGATCGAGAATTTTGTTCCTTCGCTCAAAAGAGTTCATATCGGTTTGCCTGATAATTGACTCCCGTCAGTGTAAACGAAGCAATGTGAAAGATGAACGCCGTATTTCGAAAGCAAATGTGAGCCAGCTCAGGTTGCTGGCTCATTGTGTCAGGCGAAGCGCAGCAGAATTTTGCCCTGCATCGGTGCGCCGTTGAGCGCCTGGACGGCGCTGACGAAGCTTTCCGCATCCCCCTGATGCGCAATCAGCGGACTGAGCGACAGCCGCTTTTCGGCAAGCAGTCGCGCGGCGGTTCGCCACTCTTCACCCGGCCAGGGCGCCGAATAGTTCATCCAGCTGCCGACCAGCGTCAGTTCATTACGTAAAATTTTGCCAAAAACCGTGGCGCAGAGCGTAAGGTCGTGATGGAGCGTCCCCACCAGCGCGACCTGCGCGCGCGGCCCGGCGATGTCGATGGCCAGTGATACCGTCTGCGGCGTGCCCGCGGTTTCCAGCACCAGTTGATCGAAGCGCTGCGTCTCCAGCGCGGCGGAAATGGCCTGTGCGGACATTTCCCGACTGTTCAGCACGCGATCGGCGCCGAGCGCGAGCGCCAGCCGGAGCTTTTCGGGATTAATATCAATGGCCGTCACGCTATTCGCGCCCAGCGCCTGCGCGCACTGCATCGCCAGCAGACCGATAGTGCCGGCGCCGACGATCACGACGTTTTTGCCTTCACACCCCTGGGCCTGGTGAAAAGCATGTAGCCCGACGGTAACAGGTTCGAGAAACGCGCCATCTTCAACCGACATCTCTGGCGGCAATCGAAAGAGGCTGGCGCGTCTGACCACAATATACTCGGCGTGGCCACCTTCGCTGCGGGAGCCGACAAACTGGTAGTGTCGGCATAGGGAAAAGTAACCGCGCGCGCATTCTTCACAGACAAAACAGGGCTGTAGCGGCACGCAGGCCACCGCATCGCCGGGCGAAAGATCGCTTACCGCGCTGCCGCAGCGCTCTACATAGCCGCTAAACTCATGGCCCAGCGTAATGGGATAGTAGTGCGCGCCGCCGGCGAAAATGCGGGGGATATCGGAGCCGCATAAACCCGAACAAACGACTTTCACCAGGACGTCGTCGTCCGCATTGATAGTGGGCATAGGGCGTTCTTCAACGCGTACGCTGCCCTCAGCATGAATTACCACTGATTTCATTGTTCCTCCAGAAATTGCAGGGGGAGCGGCGCTCCCCCGTGGTCATGAAACGCTCGGGCCTGCCTCGCTGACGGCGGCTTTTTCCACCGCGACGAACGCCCGCGCCCGACGCCACGTAAGCAGCACGCCGGTAAGATAAATGACGCCAATAACGACAAACCCCGTCACGTTCTGCCAGGTGCAGAGCTGGATCAGCAGCCAGGTCACCGGCGAGCCGCCCTGATCCATCGAGGCCACCAGCCCACCCGCTTTAAGCGCGCCCGCATTGGCGGCAAGTTGGGTATGCAGGCCGATAGTCTGTGTCGCTATCCAGAGCGTCATGCTCATGATGATGACGCCGGAGATTAGGGTGCGGAAAAGGTTCCCCTGGTGCACCGCGACCGCCATTGCCACAAAGAATCCGATGGTGGCCAGATCGCCAAATGGCAGCACCTGATTGCCCGGCACGACAACCGCAATCAGAATGGTTAAAGGAATAAAAATCAGACTGGCGGAAACCACCGAGGTGTGGCCCAGTAGCAGGGCCGGATCGAGACCAATCAGGAACTCCTGGCTGCCGAATTTCGCCTGCAGGCGCTTACGCGCCTGCTTCGCGATAGGCGTCAGGCCATCCATAATCGGTTTAATGACGCGCGGCATCAGGAGCATCACCGCCGCAGTTTTTACCGCCAGTTGCAGTACGCCTTTGACGTCATAACCTGCCAGCAGACCGATGACGAGCCCCATGACAAAGCCCACGGTGACCGGCTCGCCAAAAGGGCCGAACCGCTTCTGCACATCGTCGGCGCTAAAATGGATGCGATTAAGCCCCGGAATTTTATCAATAAGGGTATCTACCAGTACCGCGATGGGGCCGAGATAGGCGGACGTGCCGTGAGGGATGGCCATGCCTTCCAGACCAAAATAGTCGCGGGTATCTTTGGCAAACCAGTCGCCAAGCTTGTAGACAAAAGCGGCATGCGCCGCCACGCCCACAATGCCAATCCAGTAAGAGCCCGTGGCGAGATGCAACATGGCGCCGGTAAACGTCATATGCCAGATATTCCAGATATCGACATTCACTACGCGCGTCATGCGGGTCAACAGCATGGCGATGTTGACGAGAATCGCGATGGGGATCGCCACCAGCGCGATTTGCGACGCCCACGTCATGGGTGAAGATCCCGGCCAGCCCACGTCCACCACATGAAGGTTTATTTCGAAATGCTCCGCCATCGCCTTCGCCGCCGGGCCAATCGAATCCAGCATCAGGCCGATGACGAGCCCGATACCTACAAACCCGATGCCAATATGCAGGCCAGACCGGAAGCATTCGCCCGCTTTCATGCCGAGCAGCTTTGAGAAGATGATAATGACCACCGGCAGCATGACCGTGGGGCCGAGGTCGAGGATGTAACGCATGATTTCGCTAAACATGGCGTCACCCCATCAGGATCGTCAGGATTTTTTGCTGGAGCGCCTCAATGCCGACGCCAGAGACGAAGGGCATGCCGTGCACCACCGGAATAT
Encoded proteins:
- the yraL gene encoding UPF0011 protein yraL, whose amino-acid sequence is MGNTDETMKQNDSAQNSQGQLYIVPTPIGNLGDITQRALTVLQSVDLIAAEDTRHTGLLLQHFAISARLFALHDHNEQQKAETLIAKLREGQNIALVSDAGTPLINDPGYHLVRACREAGLRVVPLPGPCAAIAALSAAGLPSDRFCYEGFLPAKSKGRRDTLKALEQEPRTLIFYESTHRLLESLEDMVAVWGESRYVVLARELTKTWETINGAPVGELLAWVKEDENRRKGEMVLIVEGHKAQEDALPPDALRTLALLQAELPLKKAAALAAEIHGVKKNALYKYALEQQA
- the gatR gene encoding Galactitol utilization operon repressor → MIRQTDMNSFERRNKILDLVNTQGSVMVLDLSNAFDISEVTIRADLRFLEEKGLVTRFHGGAGKPGSNLAESDNQEVKLEERYQLASDPKKRIAQAAAAMINEGMTLILDSGSTTLLIAHELARMANITVITNSLPAACALANNKDITLVVCGGTVRHKTLSMHGTIAEHSLQGISADLMFVGADGIDATNGITTFNEGYSVSGAMAAAAHKVIAVLDATKFNRRGFNQVLPMAEIDCVITDEGISDKDKTSLKKTGVELKIV
- the gatD gene encoding Galactitol-1-phosphate 5-dehydrogenase gives rise to the protein MSGGTMKSVVIHAEGSVRVEERPMPTINADDDVLVKVVCSGLCGSDIPRIFAGGAHYYPITLGHEFSGYVERCGSAVSDLSPGDAVACVPLQPCFVCEECARGYFSLCRHYQFVGSRSEGGHAEYIVVRRASLFRLPPEMSVEDGAFLEPVTVGLHAFHQAQGCEGKNVVIVGAGTIGLLAMQCAQALGANSVTAIDINPEKLRLALALGADRVLNSREMSAQAISAALETQRFDQLVLETAGTPQTVSLAIDIAGPRAQVALVGTLHHDLTLCATVFGKILRNELTLVGSWMNYSAPWPGEEWRTAARLLAEKRLSLSPLIAHQGDAESFVSAVQALNGAPMQGKILLRFA
- the gatC gene encoding Galactitol permease IIC component, whose product is MFSEIMRYILDLGPTVMLPVVIIIFSKLLGMKAGECFRSGLHIGIGFVGIGLVIGLMLDSIGPAAKAMAEHFEINLHVVDVGWPGSSPMTWASQIALVAIPIAILVNIAMLLTRMTRVVNVDIWNIWHMTFTGAMLHLATGSYWIGIVGVAAHAAFVYKLGDWFAKDTRDYFGLEGMAIPHGTSAYLGPIAVLVDTLIDKIPGLNRIHFSADDVQKRFGPFGEPVTVGFVMGLVIGLLAGYDVKGVLQLAVKTAAVMLLMPRVIKPIMDGLTPIAKQARKRLQAKFGSQEFLIGLDPALLLGHTSVVSASLIFIPLTILIAVVVPGNQVLPFGDLATIGFFVAMAVAVHQGNLFRTLISGVIIMSMTLWIATQTIGLHTQLAANAGALKAGGLVASMDQGGSPVTWLLIQLCTWQNVTGFVVIGVIYLTGVLLTWRRARAFVAVEKAAVSEAGPSVS